One genomic segment of Brassica napus cultivar Da-Ae chromosome A3, Da-Ae, whole genome shotgun sequence includes these proteins:
- the LOC106393879 gene encoding upstream activation factor subunit spp27 — MALSSATFSTFLRVDTAPFRSSPSLSSLRISSHPANLRMVRAVTSATAASSEPSSTTKTREPRGIMKPRPVTPEMQDVVGESVIPRTQALKRIWAYIKEHDLQDPQNKKVIICDEKLKKIFDGKDRVGFLEIAKLIGPHFL, encoded by the exons ATGGCTCTTTCTTCTGCTACCTTCTCTACCTTTCTCCGCGTCGATACGGCGCCGTTCCGGAGTTCGCCGTCTCTCTCCTCCCTCCGTATCTCCTCTCATCCGGCTAACCTGCGCATGGTGCGAGCTGTGACCTCCGCGACGGCGGCGTCCTCCGAGCCGTCTTCAACCACCAAGACGAGGGAGCCACGTGGCATCATGAAGCCTCGTCCGGTGACCCCAGAGATGCAGGACGTTGTAGGCGAGTCGGTGATACCTCGCACACAGGCCCTCAAGCGTATTTGGGCTTACATCAAGGAACACGACCTTCAA GATCCACAAAACAAGAAGGTTATAATCTGCGACGAGAAGCTGAAGAAGATATTTGATGGCAAAGACCGTGTCGGCTTCTTGGAGATTGCAAAGCTCATCGGTCCTCACTTTCTCTGA
- the LOC111197999 gene encoding UPF0496 protein At4g34320, whose product MGNQTSKKSHETSSKTTTTSMHYTTELRSYEAACKADTELQSFDTCMQARTSHVISTLATGVEVRALSFDSLKEVTECLLEMNQEVVKVILDCKKDIWKNQELFELVEDYFENSLKTLDFCAALEKGLRKARDSQLLILVALQQFEDESLVEGGNGYEKTLEELKNFKEAESPFDEDFFKMFQSVYKHQMLMLEKLQHRKNKLDKKLKSIHTWRKLSSIIFVATFATVLICSVVAAAMAAPPVAAALAAATAIPLGSMGKWVDSLWKNYENALKGQKEVISSMQAGTFVAVKDLDNIRILIERLEIEIKGMVMCAEFAVEHEAVRIGIAEIKKKLEVFKKCVEELGVQADLCSRDIRRARTVILQRIIKHPNHGSSST is encoded by the exons atgggaaaCCAAACAAGCAAGAAGTCACATGAGACATCGTCTAAGACCACAACGACGAGCATGCACTACACAACGGAGCTGAGATCATACGAGGCTGCTTGTAAAGCAGACACGGAGCTACAGTCTTTCGACACGTGTATGCAGGCACGGACAAGTCACGTGATAAGCACGCTAGCTACGGGTGTTGAGGTTCGAGCGCTCTCGTTCGATTCCCTCAAAGAAGTGACCGAGTGTTTGCTTGAGATGAATCAAGAAGTGGTGAAAGTGATATTGGATTGTAAGAAAGATATATGGAAGAATCAAGAACTGTTTGAACTCGTTGAAGATTACTTTGAGAATAGCTTGAAGACCCTTGACTTCTGTGCTGCTTTGGAGAAAGGTTTGAGAAAGGCACGTGATAGTCAGCTTTTGATTCTTGTTGCTCTTCAGCAGTTTGAAGACGAGAGCCTCGTTGAAG GTGGGAATGGATACGAGAAAACACTTGAAGAGCTGAAGAATTTCAAAGAGGCAGAGTCACCTTTCGACGAAGACTTCTTCAAGATGTTCCAATCTGTTTACAAGCACCAGATGCTGATGCTTGAGAAGCTACAACATCGCAAGAACAAGCTTGACAAGAAGCTCAAGTCCATCCACACATGGAGAAAACTCTCCAGCATCATCTTCGTGGCTACATTCGCCACTGTACTCATCTGCTCAGTCGTGGCTGCGGCCATGGCGGCTCCTCCCGTGGCTGCGGCTCTGGCTGCAGCTACAGCTATACCGCTGGGATCAATGGGGAAATGGGTTGACTCTCTGTGGAAAAACTATGAAAATGCACTCAAGGGACAGAAAGAAGTGATCAGTTCCATGCAGGCAGGGACATTTGTCGCGGTCAAGGACTTGGATAACATCAGGATTCTAATTGAACGGCTGGAGATTGAGATCAAGGGGATGGTGATGTGTGCGGAGTTCGCGGTGGAGCATGAAGCTGTGAGGATTGGGATTGCTGAGATTAAGAAGAAGCTGGAGGTGTTTAAGAAGTGTGTAGAGGAGTTGGGGGTTCAAGCTGATTTGTGTAGCAGAGATATAAGAAGGGCAAGGACTGTGATACTGCAGAGGATCATCAAGCATCCCAACCATGGTAGTAGCAGCACCTGA
- the LOC111214102 gene encoding protein JINGUBANG-like: MRNETGGTMVVDLQTDPYTINHHPYDHCDNGRKPRPLLKADHDGICPPEDPIISDTNLTHQRFSSVSSSIMSIGPNSGEGSPCVMSPWARVSPPWPAGFNEENSLETIGLIGSIVREEGYIYSLAASGDLLYTGSDSKNVRVWKNLKDYAGFKSRSGLIKAIVICGDRVFTGHQDGKIRIWKVSTRKPGKHKRVGTLPTFKSMVKTSVNPKNIMEARRKKNSKKKKHKDAVSSLSMDVEVGLLYSSSWDRTIKVWRISDSKCLESIQAHDDAINSVMFGFDDLVFTGSADGTVKVWKREMQVKGTKHELEQVLLKQENAVTALAVIPKSSMIYSGSSDGLVNYWERSKGIFIGGILKGHKSAVLCLTVAGNLLLSGAADKNICVWTRDPSDGSHQCVSVLTGHMGPVKCLAVEEEQAYRTGVKASTVSEGDRKWIIYSGSLDKSVKVWRVSDRMGTWREVDEPSASSGRKSSLSPHGGSGAWSSCDLGK, translated from the coding sequence ATGAGGAACGAAACGGGTGGTACCATGGTCGTTGATCTCCAAACCGATCCATATACCATTAATCACCATCCCTACGATCATTGCGACAATGGTCGCAAACCGAGGCCATTATTGAAAGCTGACCACGACGGAATATGCCCTCCTGAAGATCCCAtcattagtgacaccaacctaaCTCACCAGCGGTTTAGCAGTGTCTCATCATCGATTATGAGCATCGGTCCGAACAGCGGAGAAGGTTCTCCATGCGTAATGTCTCCTTGGGCTCGTGTGTCGCCACCGTGGCCTGCGGGTTTTAATGAAGAAAATTCTTTAGAGACCATTGGTCTCATTGGCTCTATTGTACGTGAAGAAGGGTATATATACTCGCTAGCGGCTTCTGGTGACCTTCTCTACACGGGCTCGGACTCTAAGAACGTTAGGGTTTGGAAGAATTTGAAGGACTACGCGGGGTTTAAATCAAGAAGTGGGCTCATTAAGGCTATTGTGATATGTGGAGACCGGGTCTTTACAGGCCACCAAGATGGTAAGATCCGGATTTGGAAGGTTTCTACAAGAAAACCGGGTAAACACAAACGGGTTGGAACGTTGCCCACGTTTAAATCGATGGTCAAGACCTCCGTGAACCCTAAGAATATCATGGAGGCACGCCGCAAAAAAAACTCCAAGAAAAAGAAGCATAAGGACGCCGTGTCGAGTCTTAGCATGGACGTGGAGGTTGGTTTGTTGTACTCGAGCTCTTGGGATAGGACGATCAAAGTGTGGAGAATCTCGGACTCAAAATGTTTGGAATCTATACAAGCGCATGATGACGCGATAAACTCGGTGATGTTCGGTTTCGATGACTTGGTGTTCACGGGATCTGCGGATGGTACGGTTAAAGTGTGGAAACGTGAGATGCAAGTCAAAGGAACTAAGCATGAGTTGGAACAAGTTTTGCTCAAGCAAGAAAACGCGGTAACCGCATTGGCTGTGATACCAAAGTCTTCGATGATATATTCCGGTTCATCGGACGGTTTAGTGAATTATTGGGAGCGTTCTAAAGGTATATTCATCGGTGGAATACTCAAAGGGCACAAGTCCGCCGTGCTATGTCTAACAGTAGCGGGGAACTTGTTATTGAGTGGGGCTGCTGACAAGAACATATGTGTCTGGACGCGGGACCCGTCTGATGGGTCTCATCAATGTGTGTCTGTTTTGACGGGACACATGGGACCGGTTAAGTGTCTAGCCGTGGAGGAGGAACAAGCTTACCGTACAGGAGTTAAAGCATCTACGGTTAGTGAGGGAGACAGGAAGTGGATTATATATAGTGGAAGTTTGGACAAGTCGGTGAAAGTTTGGCGTGTGTCGGATAGGATGGGGACGTGGAGGGAAGTGGACGAGCCATCAGCATCTTCAGGGCGGAAGAGCTCTTTGTCACCACATGGAGGGAGTGGCGCGTGGAGTTCATGTGATTTGggaaaataa
- the LOC106410323 gene encoding uncharacterized protein LOC106410323 — protein MGNIDRAFESMSLEEDEVPFDLPDLPQFSAIERNKMSILGHTLNPDNQNIADLIRDMPRKWQVYGRVHGIALSKTTFQFVFKYEHDLEEVLNKRVWTFNDWSIGAITALGDIIGRVDVVAFDPDKPQTNDYVRVRVFFDVSRPVRRSKVVNLPKGGGSVTILYDFERIQKRCYHCQRLTHEKDKCPILIQERQDKAKAWRKKVSEDNQKEEEGKQTFMVTIDKDDPLFGVLNEDQVGVDKATGRRKINPEVLQQMREYILAAEGGEKRIRQERVRKSVSDLDNDPLGQKKFLRLEAAPLIIHEVDKGKGFVFGYSNQNEQNHSGENGSRGSSSWVEKEKGPLRSGPGVGRGDRDSNPTEKGNNFFFDCSTGFSSGFSTASSSETKKTKLFGRHRPPKKFRRQKSNPVISQIDRGEEGEQQANLESKRKATEAAGNFSKIARRNQPEVVPIGGLPNQ, from the exons ATGGGAAATATCGATCGTGCGTTTGAATCAATGTCActggaagaagatgaagttcCTTTCGATCTGCCTGACTTACCGCAATTCAGTGCGATAGAAAGAAACAAGATGAGTATATTGGGACATACTTTAAACCCGGATAATCAGAACATAGCTGATCTTATTAGGGATATGCCAAGGAAGTGGCAGGTGTATGGAAGGGTACATGGGATTGCTCTGTCAAAAACAACTTTTCAGTTTGTCTTTAAGTATGAGCATGATCTGGAGGAGGTGCTAAATAAGAGGGTATGGACTTTCAACGACTGGAGCATC GGAGCGATAACGGCTCTTGGGGATATCATTGGGAGAGTGGATGTGGTTGCTTTCGACCCAGATAAACCGCAGACAAACGACTATGTGCGTGTGAGAGTTTTCTTTGATGTTTCAAGACCAGTGCGAAGATCAAAAGTGGTGAACCTACCTAAAGGAGGGGGATCTGTCACGATTCTGTATGATTTCGAAAGGATCCAGAAACGCTGTTATCATTGTCAGCGCTTGACTCATGAAAAGGATAAGTGCCCGATACTGATCCAGGAGCGGCAAGATAAAGCAAAGGCATGGAGGAAAAAAGTAAGCGAGGATAaccagaaggaagaagaaggaaagcAAACATTTATGGTTACTATCGACAAAGATGATCCTTTGTTTGGTGTTTTAAATGAAGATCAAGTGGGTGTGGATAAAGCCACTGGGCGGAGGAAGATCAACCCGGAGGTCCTACAACAGATGAGGGAGTACATCTTGGCTGCTGAAGGAGGAGAGAAGCGTATAAGGCAGGAACGGGTTCGTAAATCTGTATCTGACTTGGATAACGATCCGCTAGGGCAAAAGAAGTTTCTGCGCCTAGAAGCGGCCCCTCTGATTATCCATGAAGTGGACAAAGGGAAAGGTTTTGTCTTTGGTTACTCTAATCAAAATGAACAAAACCATAGTGGGGAAAATGGATCACGGGGGTCTAGCTCGTGGGTGGAGAAAGAAAAGGGTCCCCTACGGTCAGGACCGGGGGTTGGTAGAGGAGACAGAGACTCAAACCCAACAGAGAAGGGgaataattttttctttgattGTTCAACGGGTTTTAGTAGTGGATTCTCTACTGCTAGCTCTTCCGAGACAAAAAAGACTAAATTGTTTGGGAGACATAGGCCTCCCAAGAAGTTCCGCAGACAAAAATCAAATCCAGTCATATCTCAGATTGATAGAGGAGAGGAAGGCGAACAGCAGGCAAATCTAGAATCAAAGAGGAAGGCGACAGAGGCAGCaggaaatttctcaaaaatcgCAAGGCGTAATCAACCAGAGGTGGTCCCAATTGGGGGACTGCCAAATCAGTAA